The genomic interval CATGCTGCGCTTGCTACGTGATCATCTTACGCCTGACCCAGTGCCGCGTCCCGAGTTGATCGGAATGGCTTCGCCCCGGGATGCAGGCGATCTAGCTCTTTCCTTGTTTTTGTTCAACGTTAAGGAAAATGGCGAATCTCGCCGGACGGGCATGGTGGATCGTGGAGGTGTGCTTCAGTACCCGCCGCAAGCGCTTGATTTTTATTTTTTAATGACAGCGCATTCGAGTGCGAATCGATTAACGCGTGCATTGGACGAGCATCGGATATTAGGTCGTGCTATGCAGGTCTTTTATGATAACGCCGTGCTCAGCGGTACATATCTTGAAGGCACGCTTGCTGAAGGAAACGGTGCGATAAGGATGAGTCTAGTCAGCATGGAAGGCGAAGATTTACTGAAGCTTTGGCAGTTCGGTGATACGCCGTACAAGCTTTCTGTCGTCTATCGCGTAGGCCCAGTCATGCTCGATTCGAATCGTGTGAAGCCGGTTTCGCGAGTTGTCGAGCGTCATATTGTGCTTGAGGAAAAGGACGGTGGCTAATATGTCACACCATCGTTCAACGAGGGTAACTCGCTGCTCGCTTGTTGTATCGCCAGTTGACGTATGGACAAGAAGGCTGCTTGCACCTTCCGCGTTATCCGTTTCACTTGAGGGCATTCATAAGAAACCCATTCGGAAGCCTGACGGGACCTTTCTGTTTCTTGACCTTCCCTCTGGCAGCTATGTGCTCTCCGTTACCTCATCTGTATTTATACCCTACAGGAAACAGATTGAAACCGCTTCTATTTCAAAATTATACCCAATGATTACAGTACCGCTTTTGCCTAGTCCCAAATATGCTTATCCTGCAGATTCGACAGCTGTCACCTTTGAGTTATGTAATGCTGCTAGAAGACCTTGTGCTGATGCTGAGGTTTGGGCTTACATATGCGAGGATGCCGCAGCACGAGGTAGAATTATGCAAGATTCGCTGCTTGCTGGTGCAGATACAGCAGCAGTGGGGCAGTTGCAGGGACAGACGGTTGCAGGCGAGAGCTTGCTGCTTCGCGGTCAAGGCAATGAGGAGCTTGTGCGTGTAGCTGAGATTTTGCCCGGCAATGGACTGCGATTCGAGCAGCCATTGAAGGAAAACTATCGAAGAGGCGCGCTATTATTGCCTGCTGTACAAACGAGCAGTGCAAACAATGGTATTGTTATCCTTCCATTCCGCGGCATACTGCCGAAGAGCTTTCCTATTAAAGTGTTTGCAATCAATGAACATGGCAGCGCTGCGACCGAGTTGACGGCGCAAGCGGGTGAAGTAGTATCAGCGCAGACTTTAGTCCTTCAGTAGGATTAGCTATTCTGACGCATTCCAATTGGTCTTGGGGTTGACGCGGGAGAAATATGCCTGCCATTACCTAATACATAAATAGATTCAGAGAGGAGATCACACATGGCTGAGTATTTATCGCCAGGCGTCTATGTGGAGGAATTTGAGAGCGGCGCCAAACCACTGGAAGGTGTTAGTACGAGCACAGCGGGCTTTATTGGGCTTGCTGCTCGCGGACCAGTCGAGGGTTTACCGCAGCTTATTACAAGTCCAGC from Paenibacillus sp. FSL K6-3182 carries:
- a CDS encoding DUF4255 domain-containing protein; this encodes MGGYTVIADLEASMLRLLRDHLTPDPVPRPELIGMASPRDAGDLALSLFLFNVKENGESRRTGMVDRGGVLQYPPQALDFYFLMTAHSSANRLTRALDEHRILGRAMQVFYDNAVLSGTYLEGTLAEGNGAIRMSLVSMEGEDLLKLWQFGDTPYKLSVVYRVGPVMLDSNRVKPVSRVVERHIVLEEKDGG